One Triticum dicoccoides isolate Atlit2015 ecotype Zavitan chromosome 4B, WEW_v2.0, whole genome shotgun sequence genomic window carries:
- the LOC119295325 gene encoding aspartic proteinase Asp1-like, which translates to MFIQFLSSQEVASSSTTMAAIWALVIIHLLLLLPLLRSSIVFELHGDVYPTGLFYVTMNIGEPAKPYNLDVNTGSPLTRLECDTPLQSTHKGPHEAYRPTPTNVVPCDDERCVAVHKDLGLAHDCTQNPDQCDYVLGYKDGESSLGVLLTDQFSLPTNNENRPNLAFGCGYDQEGGKEAGKRPVEADGVLGIGKGTGDLVSQLKQQGIIVDNIFGHCLGVHGGGFLFFGGDRVPSAGVTWVPMAQNVGSHYSPGAATLNLNVQLEYPVSMEPMTTMFDSGSTYTYVHKDTYGRLIAAVGVTLEGSSLTKVDDDALPECWEETEPIQSVDDVKNKFKPLELTFGHGANQATMEIPPENYIVVTKTGKVCLGILNGSQIGLDRLNLIGGNIMQNYIMMYDNERARIGWARASCDEMPGPEPLIGSRL; encoded by the exons ATGTTCATCCAGTTTCTCAG CTCCCAGGAAGTGGCTTCTTCATCCACCACCATGGCTGCCATATGGGCTCTGGTCATTATCCACCTCCTTCTACTGCTCCCACTCCTGCGGTCCTCCATTGTGTTCGAGCTCCACGGCGACGTCTATCCTACTGG CCTCTTCTATGTTACCATGAACATTGGGGAACCCGCAAAGCCCTACAACCTCGACGTCAACACGGGCAGCCCCCTCACGCGGCTGGAGTGTGACACCCCCCTCCAGAGCACTCACAAG GGGCCACACGAGGCGTACAGACCAACACCGACCAACGTGGTGCCATGTGACGATGAGCGATGCGTGGCGGTGCACAAGGACCTCGGCCTCGCGCACGACTGCACTCAGAACCCAGACCAATGCGACTATGTGTTAGGTTACAAGGACGGCGAGTCGTCCTTGGGCGTGCTCTTGACCGACCAGTTCTCCCTCCCCACCAACAATGAGAACCGCCCCAACCTTGCCTTCGG CTGTGGGTACGACCAGGAAGGTGGGAAAGAGGCAGGCAAGAGGCCGGTGGAGGCAGACGGCGTCCTCGGGATCGGCAAGGGGACGGGTGACCTTGTCTCCCAGCTAAAGCAACAAGGCATAATCGTTGACAATATCTTTGGCCATTGCCTCGGCGTCCATGGAGGGGGTTTCCTCTTCTTTGGGGGCGACAGGGTGCCCTCTGCCGGCGTAACCTGGGTTCCAATGGCTCAGAATGTCGG GAGCCACTACTCACCTGGCGCAGCAACACTGAACCTCAATGTACAACTGGAATACCCGGTAAGCATGGAGCCAATGACCACCATGTTTGACAGCGGGAGCACCTACACCTATGTTCATAAGGACACATATGGTCGCCTTATTGCAGCG GTGGGAGTCACTCTCGAGGGTTCATCACTTACCAAGGTGGACGATGATGCGCTGCCTGAATGCTGGGAAGAAACCGAGCCAATTCAATCTGTTGACGACGTCAAGAATAAATTCAAGCCACTTGAACTCACTTTCGGCCATGGGGCTAACCAGGCCACCATGGAGATCCCTCCTGAAAACTATATTGTTGTCACG AAAACCGGGAAAGTGTGTCTGGGCATCCTCAATGGATCACAGATTGGTCTGGATCGACTGAACCTAATTGGAG GTAATATAATGCAGAATTATATCATGATGTACGATAACGAGAGAGCACGAATCGGATGGGCCCGTGCGTCGTGTGATGAAATGCCAGGTCCCGAACCTCTCATCGGGTCACGTCTCTGA
- the LOC119295326 gene encoding F-box protein At4g22280-like, with product MPPPQEGKRAALARDEDIIGALPEDLLQHVLSFLPAQQAVRTCVLARRWRDLWKCVAGLRITGSQESEVTPVQELREFVNHLLLLRCRAPIDTCELRFAVVSDDDVPRVGLWIRHIILCQVRLLRLDISRDGYGVHFYVDNLPLASQHLTRLELIDTGLNDSFLDFAGCPALEDLVIINGCFVHVRKISSVSLKRLAIADSSFNQHARTSIYAPSLVSLRLEDNWDRTPVLESMPSLKAAFVRFIKESVDRCFYSDSWDCHNEDCQGCYDLQAVNSHDSVLLKGLSEAENLTLIDEHDTFIFRRDLIWCPTFSKLKTLLLNEYWCVPDDFHALACILEHSPFLEILTLHFFSKGPNHKVEIKGGYNAVESSAAISKHLKAVEVKCNSVDAEVLEILKFLGTLKICFEGMKALAEDIWPISS from the exons ATGCCTCCGCCGCAAGAAGGCAAGAGAGCCGCTCTAGCCCGCGACGAGGACATCATCGGCGCCCTTCCGGAAGATCTCCTGCAGCACGTGCTCTCCTTCCTCCCGGCGCAGCAGGCCGTGCGGACCTGCGTGCTCGCCCGCCGCTGGCGCGACCTCTGGAAATGCGTGGCAGGCCTGCGCATCACCGGCAGCCAGGAGTCGGAGGTGACGCCCGTCCAGGAGCTCCGCGAGTTTGTGAACCACCTTCTGCTCCTTCGCTGTCGAGCGCCAATCGACACGTGTGAGCTCAGGTTCGCTGTGGTCTCCGACGACGACGTGCCCCGTGTGGGCCTCTGGATCCGGCACATTATACTCTGCCAAGTTCGGCTGCTCCGGCTCGATATCTCTCGGGATGGCTACGGTGTTCACTTTTATGTGGACAACCTGCCTCTTGCCTCTCAGCATTTGACGAGGCTAGAGCTTATTGACACAGGGTTAAACGACAGCTTCCTCGACTTTGCCGGCTGCCCGGCGCTGGAAGATCTGGTAATCATCAATGGCTGTTTCGTCCATGTCAGGAAGATCTCTTCAGTGTCTCTAAAACGCCTGGCCATCGCTGATAGCAGTTTCAATCAGCATGCCCGTACTAGTATTTATGCTCCAAGTCTTGTTTCTCTACGACTAGAGGACAACTGGGACAGGACTCCTGTGCTTGAGAGCATGCCGTCGTTGAAGGCTGCATTCGTCAGATTTATCAAAGAATCTGTGGACAGGTGTTTTTATTCCGACTCTTGGGATTGCCACAATGAGGACTGTCAAGGTTGTTATGATCTACAGGCTGTTAATTCTCATGACTCAGTGCTTCTCAAAGGTTTATCTGAGGCTGAGAATTTGACATTGATAGATGAACATGACACG TTTATTTTCAGAAGGGATTTGATATGGTGCCCTACATTTAGTAAGTTAAAGACTTTGTTACTCAATGAATACTGGTGCGTGCCCGACGACTTCCACGCACTAGCTTGTATTCTTGAACACTCACCATTTCTGGAGATTCTCACTCTTCATTTCTTTTCCAAG GGACCTAATCATAAAGTGGAAATAAAAGGAGGTTACAATGCAGTGGAGAGCTCAGCTGCAATATCAAAACACCTTAAGGCAGTCGAAGTCAAATGTAACTCGGTTGATGCGGAAGTTCTCGAAATTTTGAAATTCCTTGGTACACTTAAAATAT GTTTCGAGGGAATGAAGGCCTTGGCTGAAGACATATGGCCTATATCATCTTAA